Sequence from the Bacillus thuringiensis genome:
AAGCCCTTTAGATATTTAAATCTCAAGGGCTTTTTCATGTCAAAAAAATGATTAAAACTAACTTTATCTTAAAGAAGTTAAATGCTGCTTTATAGATAATACTTTATTATAGATTAACTCTTTTAGCATAACTGGCTGAATTGAGATAATTGTTTCACCGAAATTCAGAAAGTAACTTGCAATAAACTCAACTTCTTGCTTGTTAAAATAGCCTGTTATACTATAATTTTCATTTTCTTTTTGTATCTTCATAGAAGGATAATTCTCTTTATCAAAAATGTCTTTTCCTTTTTGATTAACAATGACACGAAAATCAATTGCATCAGGCTTTCTATGAAAATTAGTAAGATAACTTAACAACTCTTCAAGATTTTTTGGATTCGTATTGCTTGTTTCCTCAATAGAAAGAATTTTATCACATCTAATTATTTGAACGTGATTTGTCTCAAAATTAAAGATTTTAGCATACCACTGGCCAAATTTAGATTCGATTCGAATAAATTGGGCAACCAATGCTTTCTCCTCGTCTCTTTTTAAATATGTTAAATGATAAACTCGCTCAGCAAAAATCCCCTGTAAAATTTCTTTTAAGAACGGACTAAAATTACTATGATTTGTTACTTCAAAAGAAAGCGTTCGTTCCATAATTGAAATATTTTTACTCACATTATCAGGTAATACATGTTTAAATTTATTTTCAAGTGCAATACTTTCTATATTAAATGGTTTCGTCTTGTATCCATTTAATGTAAGAATCGAAAAGTATAACGCATACATTTCATCCACACTAAAATAAATTGGCGATAACACACTATTTTCTATAATTTTGTAACTTCCATTTCTACCTAGTTCAGAATATATTGGTACACCTATTTCTTCCAATGATTGAATATCTCGTAAAGCTGTACTTTTAGAAATAGCATATCTAACCATTAAATCCTTTAAATTAAAATATCTTTTATTATTTAAGAAAATAAGCATATCATTAATTCGTTCCGTTTTTTTCATATTTCCCTCCCGAAAGGTGTCATGTATTGAAACCTTTTTAGTCTATATTATAATTATTAACTAATAAAGGAGTTATATATTTATGACATTAGAAATAGCTATTTTTCTTTCAATGAATGGGCATGCAAAGGAGGCAATTAATTTTTATACACGCAATTTAGAAACTAAGCAGTTAATGATTGTTACGTATGGAGAACTAGCCAAAAGAGATCGTTCTTTTAAAATTACAAGTGAAAATAAAGATCATATTGCTCACTCTGTTTTACAAATTGGGAATACAAAGCTAATGATAGCAGAAGATACAATGAATCCTACTGAACGTTATAACGTCGGAAATAATATGTCACTTTGCATTCAAAGCGCTAATTTAGAAGAAATACAAAGATTTTATAATAATTTAATTTCCGATAAGCATGTGAAAATAATCTCTCCGCTGAAAAAAAATATATTTAGTGAAGCATATGGGATTATTGAAGATCCTTACGGCATACAAATTCAGTTAATGTACGATAAACGCTTAAACTAAATAATTAGCGATATTCACATATTCCTAATAAAAAAGACACGAAATTCGTGTCTTTTTTATTTTACAGTGATGACTCTACCCGTTTCACTACTTTCAACCGCTAATTGAATCAGCTTAATTACTTCTAAACCTTCTTGCGCTGTTACAGGTGGTTTCTCACCATTTACAATGCTATCTCTTACACCTTTATAGTACATGTCATAACAGCCGACTTCTGTTGGAATACGTACGAACTCTTCTTTTGTTTCTAGAGTAGCAAAATTCTCTTCAATGTCTACTCCATAACCGTTATCGCCTGGCTTCATTCCATTTTTTAATTGTTCTTCTTGTGAATCCATACCGTATTTCACGATAGAACCTTTATCTCCATGCAGTGTAAAGTGTGGACCTGCTTGTTTTACATAACTGCTACTATGTAAAATGATACGCTTTACTCCGTAGTGAAGTACAACATGGAAGTAATCATCAATTTGTGCATCTGGTCGTTGTTTGATTACATCTGCACTTATCGCATTTGGTTTCCCAAATAATGATAATGCTTGGTCAATTAAATGCGACCCTAGATCATATAATATTCCTGATCCTGGTAAGTTCTTTTCTCTCCAGCGATCACGTACATGTGGACGGAAACGATCAAAATGCGCTTCATATGCGTATAGATTCCCTATTCTATTTTCTTCTAATAATTTCTTAATCGTTAAGAAATCATTATCAAAACGACGATTATGATATACACTTAATACCACATTATGCTGCTCTGCTAATGAAATAAGCTCTTCACCTTCTTCAATTGAAACAACAAATGGCTTTTCCACAACAACATGCTTTCCGTTTAATATTGCTTCTTTTACATATGGAAAATGAGTTGTATTTGGTGAAGTAATGACAACTAAGTCAATATCAGCTCGCTTCACCAATTCATCAATTGTACTAACGACGTTAGCATTCGGTAATGTTTCTTTTACTACCTCTTCTTTTGATGATAATACAGCACGAATATCGTATTCTTCTATCGTTTGTAATAATGGGATGTGAAATGTTGTACTAGAAAATCCAAACCCTACAATCCCTACACCTATTTTTTTCATGTTGCTCCTCCAGTTGTCCCGCTATTTGTGGGTAGTAAGACCCCCACTGATTAAAGTTTCACTTTATGAGAACGATTTCATTCAGTTATTATAGCAAGATTATTATTATTTACATAATAAATTGCCTAGAAAAAAGCATCTTGCCATTATTTATGGCAAGATGCTTTTTTTATTCCGGTCGTTTTTTCGTCCACGTTTCAATAACTTCACCAGTATCGTTAACATCTAGCACTAAGCTACCGTTACTATACCTGTCTTTATTTCGATACGCTTTCGGATCAATTTCTTCTACAATGTGTTTCTCTGTCTTCATGTAAACTAGTTCATCGTCTCGAACAATTTCAATACCGACAATGCGGTATGGATTACGTTTTAACTCTTTGAAAATAACAAGACCTCGCTTCGCCCTCGTTGATTTCTCAATTTCTGATGCTTTTAGGCGTTTTACAGCACCGCGCTGCGTTACGAGAATAAGTTGATCTTTGTCACCATTTAATGGTTTACCAGAAGCAACATAGTCATCTTCTTTTAAATTAATTGCTTTCACACCAGCGGCTCTTACACCGACTGGACTTACTTCATCTTCATGGAAAATAAGTGCATATGCACCGTGTGTAGCAAGAACGATATCACTCGTTCCATCTGTCGCAAATATATCGACAACTTCATCATCTTTTTTCAAGTTTACAGCAACAAACGCCCTTGAATAGCGCTGTACTTTATATAGATTTAATTCTGTCTTCTTAATCATGCCATTCTTTGTTACAAATACGATAAATCGCTTTTCTTCCTCAAAATTCGGTACGACAGTTGCCCAAATAATGGTTTCATCCCGATCGAGTGAAACGATATTAGCAACGTGCTGACCTAAATCTTTCCAACGAATATCTGGCATTTCATATACTGGCAGATATATATAGTTGCCTTTATTCGTAAATAAGAGGACTGTCTCTGTCGTATTCGTATCGAATCGTTCAAGTAAGATGTCACCCTCTTTCATACCGAAGTCTTTGCCATTTGAGGCATTATGTGAACGCCATCCAGTACGTTTCACATACCCCTCTTTCGTTACAGTAACGATGACATCTTCTTGTGGGATCATTACTTCCACATCAATTTTAATTTCCTCGATTTGGTCTTCAATAATAGCACGTCGATCATCACTATATGTTTTCTTGACTCTCTTTAAATCTGTTTTAATTACTTGAAGTAATCTTTTTTCACTTTGTAAAATCGACTGTAGTTCTATTATTTTCTTATTAAGCTCATCGGCCTCTTGTTGTAGTGCTGTAATATCTGTATTCGTTAAACGATATAATTGCAGAGATACAATTGCTTCCGCTTGCGCTTCTGTAAAACCAAATTTCGCACTTAAATTATCTTTTGCATTACGCTTATCTTTTGAAGCTCGAATCGTTTCAATTACTTGGTCTAAAATTGATAATGCTTTCTTTAAACCTTCTACAATATGTTGACGATTTTCTGCTTTTCGCAATTCATATTGTGAACGTCTCGTAACGACTTCTTTTTGATGCCCAATATATGCATCTAAAATTTTTGGTAATGTCATAAGCGTTGGACGACGGTTATTAATCGCAACCATATTAAAGTTGTATGGAATTTGTAAATCTGTATTTTTATATAAATAATTTAAAATACCTTCTGCATTTGCTTCTTTTTTTAACTCTACAACAATGCGGAGACCTGTACGATCTGTCTCATCACGCACTTCAGCAATGCCATCTAATTTTTTATCTAGACGCAATTCATCCATTTTCTTAACCAGGTTTGCTTTATTCACTTCGTAAGGAATTTCAGTAATTACGATTTGCTGTTTCCCACCACGAACCGTTTCAACTTCTGCTTTTCCGCGAATAATAATTTTACCTTTACCTGTTTCATACGCCTTTTTAATACCATCAATCCCTTGAATAATACCACCTGTTGGGAAATCTGGCCCTTTCATAACTGTTAATAAATCATCAACAGTACTATTCGGTTTATCAATACGCATCATTGTCGCATCAATAACTTCTCCAAGATGATGCGGAGGGATTTCTGTTGCATAGCCAGCGGAAATCCCTGTAGATCCGTTCACTAATAAGTTCGGGAATGCTGCTGGTAATACAACCGGTTCTTCACTCGTATCATCAAAGTTAGACACGAATTCAACTGTCTCTTTATCAAGATCACGTAATAATTCAGATGCGATAGGTGATAAACGAGCTTCCGTATAACGCATTGCTGCTGCTGGATCCCCGTCAACACTACCATTATTACCATGCATTTCAACTAAAACATTACGTACTTTCCAAGTTTGACTTAAACGTACCATCGCCTCATATACAGAGGAATCTCCATGCGGATGATAATTACCGATAACGTTACCTACTGTTTTGGCTGATTTACGAAACGCTTTATCATGTACATTACCTTCTACATACATAGAATATAATATACGTCTTTGTACCGGCTTTAAGCCATCACGCGCATCTGGAAGCGCTCGGTCTTGAATTATATATTTACTATAACGTGCAAAGCGGTCACCTAACACGTCTTCAAGCGGGAGGTCATGAAACTTCTCTGCTTGCATGTTATTCCACCTCCGTCTCCATTATCATTTCATTTTCTAAAATATTTCCTTCTTCTTGCATACCAAACTGTACATTACGCTCAATCCATTTACGACGCGGTTCTACTTTATCACCCATTAACGTTGTAACGCGGCGTTCTGCTCTTGCTGCATCATCAATTTTCACGCGAATTAATGTGCGCGTTTCAGGATTCATAGTCGTTTCCCATAATTGATCTGCATTCATTTCACCAAGTCCTTTATAACGCTGTAACATATAGCCTTTTCCAACTTTTTTCGTTACACCGTCTAATTCTTCATCTGACCATGCATATTCAATTACTTCACTCTTACCTTTTCCTTTACTTACTTTATATAAAGGTGGAAGTGCGATAAATACTTTACCAGCTTCGATAAGTGGCTTCATATATCTGTAGAAGAACGTTAGTAACAATACTTGAATATGAGCTCCATCTGTATCAGCATCGGTCATAATGACAACTTTATCGTAGTTAATATCTTCAACATCGAATTCATTTCCTACGCCGCCGCCAATTGCATAAATGATTGTATTAATCTCTTCATTTTTAAAGATATCAGCAAGCTTTGCTTTTTCTGTATTAATTACTTTACCACGTAATGGCAATACCGCTTGGAAACGACGGTCTCGTCCTTGTTTCGCAGAACCACCGGCAGAGTCACCCTCTACTAAGTACAGTTCATTTTTCTGCGGGTTACGTGATTGTGCAGGTGTTAACTTACCACTTAATGTACCTTCTGATTTTTTCTTCTTCTTACCACTACGAGCTTCTTCTCTCGCTTTACGAGCAGCCTCACGCGCTTGCGCTGCTTTCACTGCTTTTCTCACAAGAAGTGTAGCTACATCCGGATTTTCTTCTAAAAAGTAGGCTAAATGCTCTGATACAATGGCATCAATTGAAGAACGAGCTTCACTTGTACCTAGTTTACCCTTCGTTTGCCCTTCAAACTGAAGTACTTCTTCCGGTACACGTACAGAAACAATAGCCGCTACACCTTCACGAATATCTGTACCCTCTAAGTTTTTATCTTTTTCTTTTAATAGTGAAACTTTACGCGCATACTCATTGAACACACGTGTCATTGCTGTTTTAAACCCAGCTTCGTGTGTTCCACCGTCTTTTGTACGTACATTATTTACAAACGAAAGAATATTTTCTGAGTAACCATCGTTAAATTGAAATGCTAGCTCTGCCTCAATGCCATTTTGTTCACCAGTGAAATATACAACTGGATGGATTGAATCTTTTTCTTCGTTTAAATAGGAAACGAAAGCTTCAATTCCTGTTTCATAATGGAATACATCCTCTAAATCATTT
This genomic interval carries:
- a CDS encoding helix-turn-helix transcriptional regulator, with amino-acid sequence MKKTERINDMLIFLNNKRYFNLKDLMVRYAISKSTALRDIQSLEEIGVPIYSELGRNGSYKIIENSVLSPIYFSVDEMYALYFSILTLNGYKTKPFNIESIALENKFKHVLPDNVSKNISIMERTLSFEVTNHSNFSPFLKEILQGIFAERVYHLTYLKRDEEKALVAQFIRIESKFGQWYAKIFNFETNHVQIIRCDKILSIEETSNTNPKNLEELLSYLTNFHRKPDAIDFRVIVNQKGKDIFDKENYPSMKIQKENENYSITGYFNKQEVEFIASYFLNFGETIISIQPVMLKELIYNKVLSIKQHLTSLR
- a CDS encoding VOC family protein, with the translated sequence MTLEIAIFLSMNGHAKEAINFYTRNLETKQLMIVTYGELAKRDRSFKITSENKDHIAHSVLQIGNTKLMIAEDTMNPTERYNVGNNMSLCIQSANLEEIQRFYNNLISDKHVKIISPLKKNIFSEAYGIIEDPYGIQIQLMYDKRLN
- a CDS encoding oxidoreductase produces the protein MKKIGVGIVGFGFSSTTFHIPLLQTIEEYDIRAVLSSKEEVVKETLPNANVVSTIDELVKRADIDLVVITSPNTTHFPYVKEAILNGKHVVVEKPFVVSIEEGEELISLAEQHNVVLSVYHNRRFDNDFLTIKKLLEENRIGNLYAYEAHFDRFRPHVRDRWREKNLPGSGILYDLGSHLIDQALSLFGKPNAISADVIKQRPDAQIDDYFHVVLHYGVKRIILHSSSYVKQAGPHFTLHGDKGSIVKYGMDSQEEQLKNGMKPGDNGYGVDIEENFATLETKEEFVRIPTEVGCYDMYYKGVRDSIVNGEKPPVTAQEGLEVIKLIQLAVESSETGRVITVK
- the parC gene encoding DNA topoisomerase IV subunit A, whose translation is MQAEKFHDLPLEDVLGDRFARYSKYIIQDRALPDARDGLKPVQRRILYSMYVEGNVHDKAFRKSAKTVGNVIGNYHPHGDSSVYEAMVRLSQTWKVRNVLVEMHGNNGSVDGDPAAAMRYTEARLSPIASELLRDLDKETVEFVSNFDDTSEEPVVLPAAFPNLLVNGSTGISAGYATEIPPHHLGEVIDATMMRIDKPNSTVDDLLTVMKGPDFPTGGIIQGIDGIKKAYETGKGKIIIRGKAEVETVRGGKQQIVITEIPYEVNKANLVKKMDELRLDKKLDGIAEVRDETDRTGLRIVVELKKEANAEGILNYLYKNTDLQIPYNFNMVAINNRRPTLMTLPKILDAYIGHQKEVVTRRSQYELRKAENRQHIVEGLKKALSILDQVIETIRASKDKRNAKDNLSAKFGFTEAQAEAIVSLQLYRLTNTDITALQQEADELNKKIIELQSILQSEKRLLQVIKTDLKRVKKTYSDDRRAIIEDQIEEIKIDVEVMIPQEDVIVTVTKEGYVKRTGWRSHNASNGKDFGMKEGDILLERFDTNTTETVLLFTNKGNYIYLPVYEMPDIRWKDLGQHVANIVSLDRDETIIWATVVPNFEEEKRFIVFVTKNGMIKKTELNLYKVQRYSRAFVAVNLKKDDEVVDIFATDGTSDIVLATHGAYALIFHEDEVSPVGVRAAGVKAINLKEDDYVASGKPLNGDKDQLILVTQRGAVKRLKASEIEKSTRAKRGLVIFKELKRNPYRIVGIEIVRDDELVYMKTEKHIVEEIDPKAYRNKDRYSNGSLVLDVNDTGEVIETWTKKRPE
- the parE gene encoding DNA topoisomerase IV subunit B, encoding MAKHQFQYNEDAIQVLEGLEAVRKRPGMYIGSTDSRGLHHLVYEIVDNSVDEALAGFGDEISVVIHKDNSISVIDKGRGMPTGMHKLGKPTPEVILTVLHAGGKFGQGGYKTSGGLHGVGASVVNALSEWLVVTIKRDGNIYEQRFENGGIPVTTLEKIGKTKESGTTMHFKPDTTIFSTTNYNYETLCERLRESAFLLKGMKISIKDERNDLEDVFHYETGIEAFVSYLNEEKDSIHPVVYFTGEQNGIEAELAFQFNDGYSENILSFVNNVRTKDGGTHEAGFKTAMTRVFNEYARKVSLLKEKDKNLEGTDIREGVAAIVSVRVPEEVLQFEGQTKGKLGTSEARSSIDAIVSEHLAYFLEENPDVATLLVRKAVKAAQAREAARKAREEARSGKKKKKSEGTLSGKLTPAQSRNPQKNELYLVEGDSAGGSAKQGRDRRFQAVLPLRGKVINTEKAKLADIFKNEEINTIIYAIGGGVGNEFDVEDINYDKVVIMTDADTDGAHIQVLLLTFFYRYMKPLIEAGKVFIALPPLYKVSKGKGKSEVIEYAWSDEELDGVTKKVGKGYMLQRYKGLGEMNADQLWETTMNPETRTLIRVKIDDAARAERRVTTLMGDKVEPRRKWIERNVQFGMQEEGNILENEMIMETEVE